The Monodelphis domestica isolate mMonDom1 chromosome 7, mMonDom1.pri, whole genome shotgun sequence genome window below encodes:
- the RBSN gene encoding rabenosyn-5, whose protein sequence is MASLDDPGEVREGFLCPLCLKDLQSFYQLQSHYEEEHSSEDRDVKGQIKSLVQKAKKAKNKLLKREDDRSESGTQGYESFSYGGVDPYMWEPQELGAVRSHLSDFKKHRAARIDHYVVEVNKLIIRLEKLTAFDRTNTESAKVRAIEKSVVPWVNDQDVPFCPDCGNKFSIRNRRHHCRLCGSIMCKKCMELISLPLASKLTSASKEASLTSHTSPNQSPNSIHGSRRGSISSVSSVSSVLDEKDDERIRCCGHCKDALLKREQQIDEKEHTPDIVKLYEKLRICMEKVDQKAPEYIRMAASLNAGETTYSLEHANDLRVEVQKMYELIDALSKKILTLGLNQDPQPHPRALQLQRMIRYSATLFVQEKLLGLMSLPTKEQYEDLKKKRKQEIERKLIMERQAALELQRRSEERQKELVSRCAVNGEETLVQKGTVRKAEGWLPMSSGPGQSEEADPLLQQIHNITSFIKQAQAASRVDEVRTLQENLRQLQDEYDQQQTEKAIELSRRQAEEEDLQREQLQVLREKEWQREQAQATSQHTRTHSLDFKDKLFHWESGIDSPSQTAHILDLGPSLVRHNAVLKSPSPSSGQEPNKEKPVFSTIAQEILQQNEVVSLNPFEEEEVSSPGDEGLTNPFAEDVSHGGCSPPSAVASVKKEYNPFEDEEDEPVGDANGPLLNPFEEDEQLPYPKHSSPPHPGNPFEEPASTNPFDMEDSEPDGEELIEEELLLQQIDNIKAYIFDAKQCGRLDEVEVLTENLKELKRTLVKQKEKAN, encoded by the exons ATTATGAAGAAGAACATTCCAGTGAGGACAGAGATGTCAAAGGGCAGATAAAAA GTCTGGTCCAGAAGGCTAAGAAAGCAAAGAATAAGTTGCTGAAACGAGAAGATGATCGGTCAGAGTCTGGGACACAAGGATATGAGTCTTTCAGCTATGGAGGAGTAGATCCGTACATGTGGGAACCACAGGAACTTG GTGCTGTGAGAAgtcatctttctgacttcaaaaaaCATCGAGCTGCCAGGATTGACCACTATGTTGTAGAAGTCAATAAATTAATAATCAGGTTAGAAAag CTTACAGCATTTGACAGAACAAATACTGAGTCTGCTAAAGTAAGAG CGATAGAGAAGTCGGTTGTTCCATGGGTCAATGATCAGGATGTTCCTTTCTGCCCTGACTGTGGGAATAAGTTCAGCATCCGTAACCGCCGTCACCATTGCCGCCTTTGTGGATCAATTATGTGCAAGAAGTGTATGGAGCTGATCAGCCTTCCCTTGGCAA GCAAGCTCACCAGTGCCAGCAAAGAGGCCTCTTTGACCTCCCATACCAGTCCCAACCAGTCACCTAATAGCATCCATGGTTCTCGAAGGGGCAGCATCAGTAGCGTGAGCAGTGTTAGCTCCGTATTGGATGAGAAGGACGATGAGCGGATCCGCTGCTGTGGACATTGTAAAGATGCCTTGCTTAAGAGAGAGCAGCAGATTGATGAGAAAGAACATACTCCTGACATTGTGAAGCTTTATGAG aAACTGCGAATTTGTATGGAGAAAGTTGACCAGAAGGCTCCGGAGTACATAAGAATGGCAGCATCACTAAA TGCTGGAGAGACAACCTACAGCCTAGAACATGCTAATGACCTCCGAGTAGAAGTGCAGAAAATGTATGAGTTAATAGATGCTTTAAG TAAGAAGATTTTGACACTTGGTTTGAATCAGGACCCTCAGCCACACCCCAGAGCTTTGCAGCTCCAGAGAATGATAAGATATTCAGCTACACTTTTTGTTCAG GAAAAGTTACTTGGTTTGATGTCACTGCCAACCAAAGAACAGTATGAagacttgaaaaagaaaaggaaacaagaaattgaaagaaaacttATCATGGAAAGACAG GCTGCTCTAGAGTTACAGCGGCGATcagaagagaggcagaaagaattgGTTTCTCGATGTGCAGTGAATGGAGAAGAAACTTTGGTCCAGAAGGGAACTGTGAGGAAAGCTGAGGGCTGGCTTCCCATGTCCAGCGGGCCAGGTCAGAGTGAGGAGGCAGACCCCCTCCTGCAACAGATCCACAACATCACCTCCTTCATCAAGCAGGCCCAGGCCGCTAGCCGGGTGGATGAAGTCCGCACGCTGCAGGAGAACCTGCGCCAGCTGCAGGATGAGTATGACCAGCAGCAGACAGAGAAGGCCATTGAGCTGTCCAGAAGACAGGCAGAAGAGGAAGACCTCCAGAGGGAGCAGCTACAGGTTCTTCGGGAGAAAGAGTGGCAGAGGGAGCAGGCCCAGGCCACTTCTCAGCACACACGGACTCACTCTCTAGACTTCAAAGACAAGCTCTTCCATTGGGAGTCTGGGATTGACTCTCCAAGCCAGACGGCACACATTTTGGACCTGGGCCCTTCGTTGGTCCGACATAATGCTGTTCTTAAGAGTCCTTCTCCCAGCTCAGGCCAGGAGCCAAATAAGGAGAAACCTGTGTTTTCCACAATAGCTCAGGAGATCCTACAGCAGAATGAGGTAGTTTCCTTGAACCCCTTTGAAGAAGAAGAGGTCTCTAGTCCTGGAGATGAAGGCCTCACTAATCCATTTGCTGAAGATGTTTCTCACGGAGGTTGCTCACCTCCCTCAGCTGTTGCCAgtgttaaaaaagaatataatcccTTTGAAGATGAGGAGGATGAACCTGTGGGTGATGCCAATGGGCCTCTTCTGAACCCCTTTGAAGAGGATGAGCAGCTTCCTTATCCAAAGCATTCCAGCCCTCCCCATCCTGGCAACCCTTTTGAGGAGCCAGCCTCCACCAATCCCTTTGATATGGAAGACAGCGAGCCTGATGGGGAAGAGCTCATAGAGGAAGAGCTGCTTCTCCAGCAGATCGACAATATCAAGGCGTACATTTTTGATGCTAAGCAGTGTGGCCGCTTGGATGAGGTGGAAGTGCTGACTGAGAACTTGAAAGAGCTGAAGCGCACGCTAGTCAAGCAAAAAGAGAAGGCCAACTGA
- the MRPS25 gene encoding 28S ribosomal protein S25, mitochondrial, translated as MRGSMRPGAPELYLPGGFAVAPAQRPGPPCPLNLRDRREWTGTCIRQFLGPSGSATAVAMLMKGRFPIRRTLQYLKQGDIVFKNSVKVMTVNYNTHGELSEGARKFVFFNIPQIQYKNPWVQIMMFKNMTPSPFLRFYLDSGEQVLVDVEDKSNLEIMQHVKKILGKNEEVLKREELEKKKLSHPAHFGPKKYCLRECICEVEGQVPCPAIVPLPKEMTGKYKATLKANAQD; from the exons ATGCGCGGGAGCATGCGGCCTGGAGCTCCCGAACTATATCTCCCAGGCGGCTTCGCGGTAGCGCCTGCGCAGCGTCCTGGGCCGCCGTGTCCACTGAATCTGAGAGATAGGCGGGAGTGGACCGGAACGTGCATTCGCCAGTTTCTGGGACCTTCGGGATCCGCCACAGCTGTCGCGATGCTTATGAAAGGGCGCTTCCCCATCCGGCGGACCCTGCAGTATCTGAAGCAAGGCGACATTGTGTTCAAGAACTCGGTCAAGGTTATGACCGTAAATTACAACACCCATGGGGAGCTGAGCGAGGGAGCCAG gAAATTTGTGTTTTTCAACATTCCTCAGATTCAATACAAAAATCCCTGGGTGCAGATCATGATGTTCAAGAATATGACACCATCGCCGTTTCTGCGGTTTTATTTAG ATTCTGGTGAGCAGGTCCTGGTGGATGTGGAGGACAAGAGCAACTTGGAGATCATGCAGCACGTCAAGAAGATCTTGGGCAAGAATGA GGAAGTCCTCAAGAGAGAGGAGCTAGAGAAAAAGAAGCTTTCTCACCCAGCTCATTTTGGACCCAAAAAATACTGCCTGCGGGAATGCATCTGTGAAGTGGAGGGACAGGTCCCCTGCCCAGCCATTGTGCCTTTGCCCAAAGAGATGACTGGCAAGTACAAAGCCACTCTGAAAGCCAATGCTCAAGACTGA